From a single Vampirovibrio chlorellavorus genomic region:
- the fliJ gene encoding flagellar export protein FliJ: MARFVYRLQKVFELRERRKKEQEQRVLDAQKYVREVEMAIEEKKDEIRDVQKNMLASPHTLMAAHDSFLHHLNGQLDQLHGDLNYAQSELEYERQLLIKAQADLEALVKHKEKAREEWLEEEKKLEMKRLDEVAGQRYFRAQLEKSEEDVLSEEEAFEY, translated from the coding sequence ATGGCCCGCTTTGTCTACCGATTGCAAAAAGTATTTGAGCTTCGAGAGCGCCGCAAAAAAGAGCAGGAGCAGCGCGTATTGGATGCTCAGAAGTATGTCCGTGAGGTGGAAATGGCCATTGAAGAAAAGAAGGATGAAATCCGTGATGTACAGAAAAACATGCTGGCCTCTCCGCATACATTAATGGCGGCGCATGACAGCTTTTTGCATCACCTCAACGGGCAACTGGATCAATTGCATGGGGATTTGAACTACGCCCAGTCCGAGCTGGAGTATGAGCGTCAGTTACTGATTAAGGCCCAGGCCGATTTGGAAGCCCTGGTCAAGCATAAGGAAAAGGCCCGGGAAGAATGGCTGGAAGAGGAAAAAAAGCTGGAAATGAAGCGCCTGGATGAAGTGGCGGGCCAGCGTTACTTTCGGGCTCAACTGGAAAAATCGGAAGAGGACGTTTTGTCTGAAGAAGAGGCGTTTGAATACTAA
- a CDS encoding dicarboxylate/amino acid:cation symporter, whose translation MRAKAFWLILVALGLGTKRHWHILAAILLGVVLGIYLPYPNQSLQPDSYYFIHQLFDVVGQLFIRLITMVVVPLVVSSLIVGVSSLGDSRQLGRMGGKVLFYFLLLMGISALLGAGLALWMEPGSQIQQNLLMTADAATIIRELQNAPSQSLQALFFNMIPRNPMESLAQADLVPVIVYTLLFGAAVASVGEAGKPIINFFESLFTATMKLTDWVMILAVPGVFSLAFITVAKSGLGVFGQLWVYALTILMGLLIQLFIIFPLMLKFLGKINFMNVYRAISEAIMVAFGTASSSATLPITIACMERRAGVSNRIASFVLPTGATINKTATTMFEVIAVIFLLQAYQIEVTPDKVGFIVLFSIVASIGAAGVPSAGLITIAIVLNSIGHFQMDLLAGGIAMLWSIDRVLDMCRTVVNVVSSCTVATLVASSEGELNRDILNNHDAWTEVV comes from the coding sequence ATGAGAGCTAAAGCCTTCTGGTTGATACTGGTAGCGTTGGGACTGGGTACCAAGCGGCACTGGCACATTTTGGCGGCCATTTTACTGGGCGTGGTGCTGGGCATCTACCTGCCCTACCCCAATCAATCCCTGCAACCGGATTCCTACTATTTCATTCACCAATTGTTTGATGTCGTGGGTCAGCTTTTCATCCGTTTGATTACCATGGTGGTGGTGCCGCTGGTGGTCAGCTCCCTGATTGTGGGTGTGTCCTCCCTGGGAGATTCTCGTCAATTGGGCCGCATGGGCGGAAAGGTCCTGTTTTATTTCCTGCTGCTAATGGGCATTAGCGCCCTGCTTGGAGCAGGCTTAGCCCTGTGGATGGAGCCGGGCTCCCAAATTCAGCAGAATCTGCTGATGACCGCCGATGCCGCCACCATTATCCGGGAACTTCAGAACGCCCCCAGCCAGAGTTTACAGGCGCTGTTTTTCAATATGATTCCCCGGAACCCCATGGAGTCGCTGGCACAGGCCGACCTGGTACCGGTGATTGTGTACACCCTGCTATTTGGGGCGGCGGTAGCCAGTGTGGGCGAAGCCGGCAAGCCCATCATCAACTTTTTTGAATCCCTGTTTACGGCCACCATGAAACTGACCGATTGGGTCATGATTCTGGCCGTACCCGGGGTCTTTTCACTGGCCTTTATCACCGTGGCCAAATCCGGGCTGGGCGTGTTCGGACAACTGTGGGTCTATGCCCTCACCATCCTGATGGGGCTGCTCATCCAGCTATTCATTATTTTTCCGCTCATGCTGAAGTTTTTGGGCAAAATCAACTTTATGAACGTGTATCGGGCCATTTCGGAAGCCATCATGGTGGCCTTCGGTACGGCCAGCAGCTCTGCGACATTACCCATTACCATCGCCTGCATGGAACGTCGGGCCGGGGTATCCAACCGCATTGCCAGCTTTGTGCTGCCCACTGGCGCCACCATCAACAAAACGGCCACCACCATGTTCGAGGTCATCGCCGTCATTTTCCTGTTACAGGCCTATCAAATTGAAGTCACCCCGGATAAAGTCGGCTTCATCGTCCTTTTTTCCATCGTGGCCTCCATCGGGGCGGCAGGCGTGCCCAGCGCCGGACTAATTACCATCGCCATCGTCCTCAACAGCATCGGCCACTTCCAGATGGATCTGCTGGCCGGGGGCATTGCCATGTTGTGGTCCATCGATCGGGTGCTGGATATGTGCCGTACCGTGGTCAATGTGGTCAGTAGCTGCACCGTGGCCACCCTGGTGGCCTCCAGTGAAGGCGAACTGAACCGCGACATTCTCAATAATCACGACGCCTGGACGGAGGTTGTATAG
- a CDS encoding YtxH domain-containing protein: MSSSSSLGKFILGTLVGGAVGAAIGMLLAPRSGAETRELIREELDNRYRESSDALREKSDLLKEKAAAFKDKMCDLSSELEETGRKTVSRLTDAVKKTSETPS, translated from the coding sequence ATGTCCAGCTCATCCTCACTGGGAAAATTTATTTTAGGCACCCTGGTTGGCGGGGCGGTTGGTGCGGCCATTGGCATGTTGCTGGCGCCACGCAGCGGCGCTGAAACCCGTGAACTGATTCGGGAGGAACTGGATAACCGTTACCGGGAATCCTCGGACGCCCTGCGGGAGAAGTCTGATTTGCTGAAAGAAAAGGCTGCCGCTTTCAAGGATAAGATGTGCGATCTGTCGTCCGAGCTGGAAGAAACTGGCCGCAAGACGGTCAGCCGCCTGACGGATGCGGTGAAAAAGACGTCTGAGACCCCCTCGTAA
- a CDS encoding M55 family metallopeptidase: MTRLYISADIEGACGVVSTHHCAPHPDRTVYDWAVNQLAAEVNAVVQTALAEGVSHILVNDSHFTMTNLRLDQLDSRVSVLTGKPKRCAMSAGLDASYDAAIYVGYHAKAGTHQGVLCHTFHSKLFDVSINGVSYGEGGINALYASLVHGVPVILTSGDRAYLSEIRSLIPGLETVETKVGLTYTAAECHPVQAVLADYQAKTCQILKNHAVWSKNLLTLKGPYELVLTFINPLAADAANTIPGVQRVDGTRIAFQTDQFEVVYQMLQSCYSILAYTQYLE; encoded by the coding sequence GTGACACGGCTTTATATTTCCGCGGATATTGAGGGGGCCTGCGGCGTGGTCTCTACGCACCATTGCGCCCCACACCCCGATCGCACCGTCTATGACTGGGCCGTGAATCAGTTGGCCGCGGAAGTCAACGCCGTGGTTCAAACTGCCCTTGCCGAAGGTGTGTCCCACATTTTGGTGAATGATTCTCATTTCACCATGACCAATTTACGGCTGGATCAGCTGGATTCCCGGGTGTCGGTGTTGACGGGCAAGCCCAAGCGCTGCGCCATGTCCGCCGGGCTGGACGCCAGTTATGACGCGGCCATTTACGTGGGCTACCACGCCAAAGCGGGTACCCATCAGGGCGTGTTGTGCCATACGTTTCACTCCAAGCTGTTTGATGTCTCGATTAATGGCGTGTCTTATGGGGAAGGCGGGATCAATGCCTTGTACGCCAGTTTGGTACACGGCGTACCGGTTATTTTAACCAGTGGGGATCGGGCTTATTTATCAGAAATTCGTTCCTTGATTCCCGGGCTTGAAACCGTGGAAACCAAAGTGGGCCTCACGTACACGGCGGCTGAATGTCATCCGGTGCAGGCCGTGTTGGCGGATTATCAGGCCAAAACCTGTCAGATTCTCAAAAATCATGCTGTCTGGTCGAAAAATCTCCTGACATTAAAGGGGCCTTACGAGTTGGTCTTGACCTTTATCAACCCCTTGGCCGCCGATGCCGCCAACACCATTCCTGGCGTTCAGCGTGTGGATGGCACTCGCATTGCCTTCCAAACGGATCAGTTTGAAGTGGTTTATCAGATGCTGCAATCTTGCTACAGCATTTTGGCCTATACCCAGTACCTGGAATAA
- the ubiE gene encoding bifunctional demethylmenaquinone methyltransferase/2-methoxy-6-polyprenyl-1,4-benzoquinol methylase UbiE yields the protein MSKSSLSSILPDPQKAATSKAQQVEQMFDRIAGSYDRLNNWISMGFHKQWKRLACQKLKLQPGHQALDICTGTGDLIAYLLPLVGEQGQVCGLDFSAQMLSFARQRYQDQAQVSLTQGDALALPYEDNRFDGAIISFGLRNVTDIPRALTEMHRVIKPGGWMVNLDTAPKPLLPGMQFYFSKIVPLLGGMLAQDSQAYQYLSNSTRHFLTPQELKQLFEQTGCVNVASQTLMLGSVSLQVGQKPF from the coding sequence ATGAGCAAATCCTCTCTCTCCAGCATTCTGCCCGATCCCCAGAAGGCGGCCACCAGCAAAGCCCAGCAGGTGGAACAAATGTTTGACCGCATTGCCGGGAGCTACGATCGCCTGAACAACTGGATCTCCATGGGATTTCATAAGCAGTGGAAACGCTTGGCCTGCCAAAAGTTGAAGCTCCAGCCCGGCCATCAGGCCCTGGATATCTGCACCGGCACCGGCGACCTGATTGCCTACCTCTTGCCGCTGGTAGGAGAACAAGGCCAGGTCTGCGGGCTCGATTTTTCGGCCCAAATGCTCTCCTTTGCCCGGCAGCGCTATCAGGATCAGGCCCAAGTATCGCTCACTCAGGGCGATGCCTTGGCTTTACCCTATGAGGACAACCGCTTTGATGGGGCCATTATCAGTTTTGGCCTGCGGAATGTGACCGATATCCCCAGGGCCTTGACCGAAATGCACCGGGTCATCAAGCCGGGCGGCTGGATGGTCAATCTGGATACGGCGCCCAAGCCCCTGTTGCCCGGTATGCAGTTCTACTTCTCCAAAATAGTACCCCTACTGGGCGGCATGCTGGCCCAGGACAGTCAGGCTTACCAGTATCTTTCCAACTCCACCCGGCACTTTTTAACCCCGCAGGAGCTGAAGCAATTGTTTGAGCAGACAGGCTGCGTCAACGTGGCGTCTCAAACGCTCATGCTGGGCTCGGTCTCTCTGCAAGTGGGGCAAAAGCCCTTTTAG
- a CDS encoding alpha-mannosidase yields the protein MGRTESEQVATSAEALTVPAPLSVYYHTHWDREWYLPFRAYQLRLVEVVDDILERLESGVFSCFMLDGQTVVLEDYLALRPQQADRLRHFIQYGQLSIGPWYVMPDEFLVGGESLIRNLALGLRQSRDWGCKAFTGYLPDTFGHSADMPTLFQHCGLDSAVVWRGVFPKKSVFQWQSPAGHLVKTLHLTDGYFQMMLQDWTAEPEAQAAALRGLVQKLKAVQVEGVPPLLPMGGDHLGPLPAEAHQRLKALYPNLQATTPDAYLRQFTPIEALETVAGELVDNTGSFLLPGVYSARMYLKQANRRLEHALVRQLEPLLAMAQGLLPNRQAEYPEQALALAWQTLILNHPHDSICGCSVDAVHRENEVRFDQVAQIAEGLRQRSEQRFRRVLATGDEWIVFNTSGQPYTGVVPVTEDVPDGQAPSFLTQQASETAVLQDEYLHDSQRIPLSHLTKVRRQGWIWVENIPPLGYAVLNRDTALGKQGHATVLADSARLENDQLRVSVDAQGRLSVEWMATGQRFEDLLTFTDRPDQGDSYNSGPVPGTVPQVAVFTGSRVVQAGPLVGILALTHHFPDSDCSLVTQVRLDAGSARLDFETTFINHASQHKLQAVFNTGQPIRRVVAESHLGVVARTYDPAYREVDRMPVAPMQELATNTGPVQRFLSANGQGFVTEGLCEYEVFQDTLAITLLRAFGALSSADTGVRGAQAGPPFETPEGQCLGRMFRCRYAWTPQGDEPSALFEMADRFYGTVWGLTGVAQQASAAPAGALITVENPEVVVAACYWSVGQGWILRLLNPTGQEQQTALHTGFECASLWEVNFLEERQQAVSAASVTIPARSVKTLLFAV from the coding sequence ATGGGCCGGACAGAGAGCGAGCAAGTTGCAACATCAGCGGAGGCATTGACCGTGCCCGCGCCATTGTCCGTTTACTACCATACGCATTGGGATCGGGAGTGGTACCTACCCTTCCGGGCCTATCAGTTGAGGTTGGTGGAGGTGGTGGATGATATTCTGGAGCGCTTGGAAAGCGGCGTTTTCTCCTGCTTTATGCTGGATGGGCAAACGGTGGTGCTGGAGGACTATCTGGCACTTCGTCCCCAACAGGCGGATCGGTTGCGGCATTTCATTCAGTACGGACAACTCAGTATTGGTCCCTGGTATGTCATGCCCGATGAGTTTTTGGTGGGCGGGGAAAGCCTCATTCGCAATTTGGCGCTGGGGCTGCGTCAATCCCGGGATTGGGGTTGTAAGGCCTTCACCGGCTATTTGCCGGACACCTTCGGGCATTCCGCGGATATGCCCACCCTTTTTCAGCACTGCGGCCTTGATTCGGCGGTGGTGTGGCGGGGAGTGTTCCCGAAAAAAAGCGTGTTCCAATGGCAAAGTCCTGCGGGTCATCTGGTTAAAACCTTGCACCTGACCGACGGTTATTTTCAGATGATGTTGCAGGACTGGACGGCGGAGCCGGAGGCGCAGGCTGCTGCCTTGCGGGGGTTGGTGCAAAAATTGAAAGCGGTTCAGGTGGAGGGCGTTCCGCCGCTGTTGCCCATGGGGGGCGATCATTTGGGGCCATTGCCAGCCGAAGCCCATCAGCGACTGAAGGCGTTGTATCCGAATTTACAGGCAACCACGCCCGATGCTTACTTGCGCCAATTTACCCCTATCGAGGCATTGGAAACGGTGGCTGGGGAATTGGTGGATAATACGGGCAGTTTTCTGCTGCCGGGGGTGTATTCCGCCCGCATGTACCTGAAACAGGCTAACCGCAGGCTGGAGCATGCCCTGGTGCGTCAACTGGAACCGTTGCTGGCCATGGCGCAGGGGTTACTCCCCAATCGGCAAGCTGAGTATCCTGAGCAGGCTTTGGCGTTAGCCTGGCAAACCCTGATCCTGAACCATCCCCACGATAGCATTTGCGGTTGCAGCGTGGATGCCGTACATCGGGAGAATGAGGTGCGCTTTGATCAGGTGGCGCAGATCGCTGAGGGGTTGCGGCAGCGCAGTGAACAGCGCTTTCGTCGGGTTCTGGCCACTGGGGATGAGTGGATTGTTTTCAATACCAGCGGGCAACCCTATACGGGGGTGGTGCCGGTGACAGAAGATGTTCCCGATGGGCAGGCTCCTTCTTTCCTGACCCAGCAGGCTTCGGAAACCGCTGTGCTACAGGATGAGTATCTCCACGATAGTCAGCGGATTCCCCTGTCGCACCTGACCAAAGTGCGTCGTCAGGGCTGGATTTGGGTGGAGAACATTCCGCCGTTGGGCTATGCCGTGCTGAATCGGGATACAGCCCTTGGGAAGCAGGGCCACGCGACGGTTTTGGCTGATTCTGCCCGGCTGGAGAATGATCAGTTGCGGGTGTCTGTCGATGCCCAAGGCCGCTTATCCGTTGAGTGGATGGCCACCGGTCAGCGGTTTGAGGATTTGTTGACCTTTACCGATCGGCCGGATCAGGGGGATTCCTACAACAGTGGGCCGGTACCGGGTACGGTTCCTCAGGTGGCCGTGTTTACTGGTAGTCGGGTGGTGCAAGCCGGGCCGCTGGTGGGCATACTGGCGCTGACCCATCACTTCCCGGATTCTGATTGCTCGCTGGTCACGCAGGTTCGGCTAGATGCGGGGAGTGCCCGCCTGGATTTTGAAACCACCTTTATCAACCATGCCTCCCAGCATAAGCTGCAAGCGGTGTTCAATACCGGGCAGCCGATTCGTCGGGTGGTGGCGGAAAGTCATTTGGGCGTGGTGGCGCGTACTTATGACCCAGCGTACCGGGAAGTGGATCGGATGCCTGTAGCGCCCATGCAGGAACTGGCGACCAATACGGGCCCCGTTCAGCGCTTTTTGAGCGCCAACGGTCAGGGTTTTGTTACCGAAGGCCTGTGCGAGTACGAAGTGTTTCAGGACACGCTGGCAATTACCTTGCTGCGGGCTTTTGGTGCTTTGTCCAGTGCGGATACGGGCGTACGAGGGGCTCAGGCTGGGCCTCCTTTTGAAACGCCGGAAGGGCAGTGTCTGGGGCGTATGTTCCGGTGTCGGTACGCCTGGACTCCCCAAGGGGATGAGCCGAGCGCTCTGTTTGAGATGGCGGATCGGTTTTATGGCACCGTATGGGGCCTGACCGGTGTTGCCCAGCAGGCCAGCGCAGCGCCAGCCGGGGCGCTGATCACGGTGGAAAACCCTGAAGTGGTGGTGGCGGCCTGCTACTGGTCGGTTGGGCAGGGCTGGATTCTGCGGTTACTGAACCCCACCGGACAGGAGCAACAAACGGCCCTGCATACCGGGTTTGAATGCGCTTCTCTGTGGGAGGTGAACTTTCTGGAGGAGCGGCAGCAGGCTGTTTCAGCGGCATCTGTGACCATTCCGGCCCGAAGTGTTAAAACCTTGCTGTTTGCGGTGTAG
- a CDS encoding YtxH domain-containing protein, which yields MANESYKSDGDGILLFLSGMALGILGGGLAGVLFAPKSGDELRADANAFVRSLPGRMNEELHNPNARTREFIEKTRYSIENQVGKVKKDRDADRMAKAKMAEELASGYEFN from the coding sequence GTGGCTAACGAATCTTACAAAAGTGACGGCGACGGTATCCTGCTTTTTTTGTCCGGCATGGCTCTGGGTATTTTAGGTGGCGGACTGGCCGGGGTTTTGTTTGCTCCCAAGTCTGGCGATGAGTTGCGGGCCGATGCCAACGCCTTTGTGCGGAGCTTGCCCGGGCGCATGAATGAGGAATTACACAATCCCAACGCCCGCACCCGGGAATTCATTGAAAAGACTCGCTACAGTATTGAGAATCAGGTGGGCAAGGTCAAAAAAGACCGGGACGCTGATCGCATGGCCAAGGCCAAAATGGCCGAAGAGCTGGCCAGTGGTTACGAGTTTAACTAG
- a CDS encoding GGDEF domain-containing protein, which produces MFHSHLKHGFRLSRTVGFCLLAYTLLALVSVRLPGSVLDLGAPWIGLRLSLAGLSAVLFLLLNEISLRSFKRHPRLDDVTLEKLSLLLPLVTALLVGFHYLLSGQLGLLLLGVVISLQAQLFGHNGVARTLLVIFGLLYMASFALGYPFLVGLQANAFSGVPLGLRLLGMLGPAVLALHHLGGIVASTQRHTSNRVSKLQSLAATDGLTGLINRRQFNQQLDAEMARARRYRKPLSLALFDIDDFKKINDFYGHTTGDRILKELGQLITQNIRESDVAARYGGEEFALILPETGQIDAYELLERLRAMIERTVFCLPDNPITATISVGVAQLDLHDSKGYEIIEKSDAALYEAKKQGKNRVVYGTLPPPKVSYPTFES; this is translated from the coding sequence GTGTTTCATAGTCACTTAAAACATGGATTTCGACTCAGCCGAACCGTCGGCTTCTGTCTGCTGGCCTATACGCTGCTGGCGCTTGTCTCGGTCAGGTTGCCAGGCAGCGTCCTCGATTTGGGCGCGCCCTGGATTGGCCTTCGCTTAAGTCTGGCCGGGCTGAGCGCCGTACTTTTTCTACTGCTGAACGAAATCAGCCTGCGCTCCTTCAAACGGCACCCCCGGCTGGATGATGTCACACTGGAGAAGCTAAGCCTCCTGCTACCGCTGGTGACCGCCTTGCTGGTGGGCTTTCATTACCTGCTGTCGGGGCAGCTCGGACTGCTCCTGCTGGGCGTGGTCATCAGTTTACAAGCCCAGTTATTTGGCCACAACGGGGTGGCCCGAACCTTGCTGGTCATTTTCGGACTGCTTTATATGGCCAGCTTCGCGCTGGGCTACCCTTTTTTAGTGGGCCTACAGGCCAATGCCTTCAGTGGGGTTCCGCTGGGACTTCGCCTGCTTGGCATGCTGGGCCCGGCGGTGCTGGCCCTTCATCATCTGGGAGGCATTGTGGCTTCCACCCAGCGGCACACCTCCAACCGAGTCTCCAAATTGCAATCGCTGGCCGCCACCGACGGTTTAACGGGCCTCATCAACCGGCGACAATTCAACCAGCAACTGGATGCCGAGATGGCCCGGGCCCGGCGGTACCGCAAGCCCTTATCGCTGGCGTTGTTTGACATTGATGATTTCAAGAAAATAAACGATTTCTACGGCCACACCACCGGCGATCGCATATTAAAAGAGCTGGGCCAGCTCATCACCCAGAACATCCGGGAATCCGATGTGGCGGCCCGCTATGGCGGGGAAGAGTTCGCCCTGATTTTGCCGGAAACCGGACAAATCGACGCTTACGAGTTACTGGAGCGCCTGCGGGCCATGATTGAGCGCACCGTGTTTTGCCTGCCCGATAACCCCATTACCGCCACCATCAGCGTGGGGGTGGCCCAGCTGGATTTACATGACAGCAAGGGCTATGAAATCATCGAGAAATCAGACGCGGCACTGTATGAGGCCAAAAAGCAGGGTAAAAATCGGGTGGTCTACGGCACACTGCCCCCGCCCAAGGTCAGCTACCCGACTTTCGAGTCTTGA
- a CDS encoding tetratricopeptide repeat protein, with product MRHRFNLRNPWYSLFLILLLWLGGSPSLADTKASGQRPETSPSAQAEKEGNLPPGAETYNKGVELFQIAQIQNEKGNSEGQKKLLKEAIKQFELALGTNPKLVEAQSNIGFAYLTLRDYRKAIAAFEKALTINPNHLNTLNGLSTAYAFNKNIDQALKTFDKLTTLDPGNSQYWFNKGSVLQKSGRLQEAEQAYLQALKVQANDQRTLFNLGTLYENQGELEKARPYYEKAKGVEIGNSIGLEAIRRLEEINSTLKKP from the coding sequence ATGCGCCATCGCTTCAATTTGCGTAACCCCTGGTATTCCCTGTTCCTCATTCTGCTGCTCTGGCTGGGTGGAAGCCCCAGCTTGGCCGATACCAAGGCCAGCGGCCAGCGTCCCGAAACCAGTCCCTCCGCCCAAGCGGAGAAGGAAGGCAACCTGCCTCCCGGAGCGGAGACCTATAACAAAGGGGTGGAACTCTTTCAAATCGCCCAGATTCAAAATGAAAAAGGGAACAGTGAGGGCCAGAAAAAACTGCTGAAAGAAGCCATCAAGCAGTTTGAGCTGGCCCTGGGCACCAATCCCAAGCTGGTGGAAGCCCAAAGCAACATCGGGTTTGCCTACCTGACCTTGCGGGATTACCGTAAGGCGATTGCCGCCTTTGAGAAAGCCCTCACCATCAACCCCAACCACCTCAACACCCTCAACGGGCTTTCCACGGCCTACGCCTTTAACAAAAATATCGATCAGGCCCTGAAAACCTTCGACAAGCTGACCACACTGGACCCCGGAAATAGCCAGTACTGGTTCAATAAGGGCAGTGTGCTTCAAAAATCGGGACGCCTTCAGGAGGCCGAACAAGCGTATCTGCAAGCCCTGAAAGTACAAGCCAACGATCAGCGCACCTTGTTTAACCTGGGGACTCTGTACGAAAATCAGGGAGAGCTGGAAAAGGCCCGCCCCTATTATGAAAAAGCAAAAGGGGTTGAAATCGGCAATTCCATTGGCCTGGAGGCCATCCGGCGCCTGGAAGAAATTAACAGCACCCTGAAAAAGCCATAA
- a CDS encoding flagellar hook-basal body complex protein translates to MIDPFITALNTQKAALGWFDSLASNMTNMYTPGFREVKTTFGDFVNGVQLLELPRNEGQGKSMPGRGPNNLMVEGKGYFVVRKPDGKLLYTRNGDFDLNAEGTLVNTQGYVVQGYLLGEDGQMVNTGDSNASPVANNPNHSAGGPGHIPTTEINMWMDPSNGKFFGKYDEYKVKSDGTVVGVADKGKTMTPLYKIALVNFINPGALGMPEDQMFEPTELSGEPVEGSGEVRVGLLESSNTDFRTNANYLAQAKLQLDVTSKLISTNKTLLEEALRLIQ, encoded by the coding sequence GTGATTGATCCATTTATCACCGCCTTAAATACCCAAAAGGCCGCTTTGGGCTGGTTTGATTCCTTGGCCTCCAACATGACCAATATGTACACCCCCGGCTTCCGGGAAGTGAAAACCACTTTTGGGGATTTTGTGAATGGGGTGCAGTTGCTGGAATTGCCCCGCAATGAAGGGCAAGGCAAGTCCATGCCGGGCCGGGGCCCCAATAACCTGATGGTGGAGGGCAAAGGCTACTTTGTGGTTCGCAAGCCGGATGGCAAGCTGCTTTATACCCGCAATGGCGACTTTGATCTGAATGCGGAAGGCACCCTGGTGAATACGCAAGGCTACGTGGTGCAGGGTTACCTGCTGGGAGAAGATGGCCAGATGGTCAACACGGGGGATTCCAATGCCTCGCCGGTGGCCAATAATCCCAACCACAGCGCCGGGGGGCCGGGACACATTCCCACGACTGAAATCAACATGTGGATGGACCCCAGCAACGGTAAGTTTTTTGGAAAATACGACGAATACAAGGTGAAGTCCGATGGGACGGTGGTGGGGGTGGCCGATAAAGGGAAAACCATGACCCCCCTCTACAAAATTGCCCTGGTCAATTTCATTAACCCGGGTGCCCTGGGCATGCCGGAAGATCAGATGTTCGAGCCTACCGAGCTATCCGGTGAGCCCGTGGAAGGCTCCGGGGAAGTGCGGGTGGGTCTGCTGGAATCGTCCAACACGGATTTCAGAACCAACGCCAACTATCTGGCTCAGGCCAAGTTACAGCTGGATGTGACCTCCAAGCTGATCAGTACCAACAAGACCCTGCTGGAAGAGGCCCTGCGTCTGATTCAGTAA
- the fliK gene encoding flagellar hook-length control protein FliK, translating into MKIEDSPFPNRSPVEKLRANSLQTSFEFALDELDMSFLELLDSINTKADARNQASLPGVKADAGLMSGKAPVSESKKVVRLPVPEKAAISAKDEGEFNTAVDADMVLKPDDLTLLDIQYLKQEVIPGLPILVGQVPFNTVFPTGGDGEISYKGFDVSPKLSELIEKGFKTGRPIRVELDATSALVLKIRNGQVSAEFVSADRAAAFAVQQQLDELRNRMTARNLPVGTLEYKYQNPRQNHKQGDEETPSRSE; encoded by the coding sequence ATGAAAATCGAAGATTCCCCCTTTCCCAATCGCTCCCCGGTTGAAAAATTGCGGGCCAATTCCTTGCAGACGTCTTTTGAGTTTGCCCTGGATGAATTGGACATGTCTTTTCTGGAACTGCTGGACTCCATCAACACCAAGGCCGATGCCCGGAATCAGGCCTCGCTGCCGGGCGTGAAGGCTGATGCTGGATTGATGTCAGGCAAGGCCCCTGTGTCGGAATCCAAAAAAGTGGTGCGCTTGCCGGTACCCGAAAAAGCAGCGATTTCCGCCAAGGATGAAGGGGAGTTTAATACCGCGGTGGATGCCGATATGGTCTTAAAGCCGGATGATCTGACCCTGCTGGATATTCAGTATCTGAAGCAGGAGGTCATCCCGGGGCTGCCCATTTTGGTGGGTCAGGTGCCCTTTAACACGGTGTTTCCCACCGGTGGAGACGGGGAAATCAGTTACAAGGGCTTTGATGTGTCTCCCAAATTATCCGAGTTGATCGAAAAAGGGTTTAAGACCGGTCGGCCCATTCGGGTGGAGTTGGACGCCACTTCGGCTCTGGTGCTGAAGATTCGCAATGGGCAGGTTTCCGCCGAGTTTGTTTCCGCCGATCGGGCCGCCGCCTTTGCCGTCCAGCAACAACTGGATGAACTGCGAAACCGAATGACCGCCCGCAATTTACCCGTGGGCACCCTGGAATACAAGTATCAAAACCCCCGGCAAAACCACAAGCAAGGGGATGAAGAAACCCCATCCCGCTCCGAGTGA